TCCTTTTGGATTTTTCGATTCGAATATAAATGAGGGAACGGCTATGCTTGCCTTCATACCAGGGCTTTCCGATGTAGGAACTTATCCTATCGAAGTAAATGTGACTGATCCGGATGGTGCTATGGATACCGAAACCTTTATTCTCGAGGTGGAGGATATCTCTGTAGGGCTAGAGGTCTACGTGAACCTGAACGGACCTTCGTACGATGCGGGCTGGCCTTGGAACAACACGCACGATGACCCTGCGAGCGGTTCGTCCTTCGGGCCTTTCCTGGACGCGGGCGGCGCCCCCACCACGGTAGGCCTCCGCACGTCGGACTTCGGGGTGAACACGCTGGGCTCGGTCTCCGGCTCAGGGGTGTACCCTTCGGACGTGATGCGCACGTCCTACTGGTCTAGCCGGGCATCCGAGAGCTTCACGCTCACGGGCCTGCCGTCGGGCTACGTGTACGAGCTGGTGTTCTTCGGCAGCCGTGACGAGGGCGGGCAGACGAACCGTACGACGGACTACAGCGTTGGGGGGGAGACGGTGTCGCTGAACGCCTCCAAGAACAGCACGGAGACGGTATCGATCTCGGGGCTGTCCGCGGACGCCTCGGGGGAGCTCACGGTGACGGTATCGAAAGGTTCCGGCTCCGCGTACAGCTACCTGAACGCGCTGGTGGTGAAGGGCTCCCTGGACGACGGCACGCCCCCCGCCGCCCCGCGCGATCTTTCCGCCTCGCTGGGGGCAGGCCCATCCGTGGGGCTGTCCTGGCTTGACGCGGCCTACAACGAGACGGGCTACGAGGTATGGCGCTCCACGTCTGAGGGCGGCCCATATGCCCTGCTCTCGACGGCCGATGCGGATGCCTCCGTCTATGTTGACAACGCGGTATCGGGCAGCACGGTGTATTATTACAAGGTACGTGGGGTGAACGCATATGGGGGGTCTGCCTATAGCGGGACGGTATCAGTGGGGACGCCCAACGCCCCGCCGGTATTGTCCCCTGTCGGGACCGTCGGGCTGAAGAGCGGGGAGGCGCTTCAGGTGGCCGTCATCGCCACAGACGGCGACCCCGGCGACGAGGTCTCATTGTCCGCCACCGGCCTTCCTGCATTTGCGGTGTTCGAGGACCAGGGCTCTGGGAACGGCACGCTTTCGCTGTCGCCACAGCCTGGCGACGAGGGCAGCTATATGGCCATCGCAACGGCCTCGGACCAGAACGGTGGCACGGCACAACAAGAGATCGAGATTGTGGTAGTAGCAGGTGGTATTACGACGACCTACATTAATTTTACTAACAATAGCCCTGAAGGTTTTCCTTGGAATAACTCGGGAGTGATTCCTTCTGCAGGAGCTGTGATTTCAAATTTAGCTGATGCTTCAGGTAGTAATACAGGCTTTACCTTAACACTGCTAGATAGCTGGACAGGATATAATGACCTTGAAGGAATGAACACTGGTGATGGCTCAGGAGTAGTGCCAGATAATGTGATGAAATCATACTATTGGGATAATACTACAGGTGTAAAAAGACTAAAACTATCGGGGCTTTCTAGTTCTGAAAAATACAATTTCATATTCTTCGCAAGTAGAAACGGAGCTGGAGATCGTACCACCAACTATACAGTAAATGGGGAGACGGTTTCTTTAAATGCTTCTTATAATAGCAATAATACTGTACAGATCAATGGGGTTTCACCAGATTCTTCTGGCGAGGTTACTATCAGTGCCCAAAAAACTTCTACTGCAAGTTATGGGTATATCAATGCTTTAATCATACAAGCTTATGAAGATGACGGACTTCCATTTGCTCCATCTGAACTTATAGCAAACACATTATCCAAGTCTGCAATAGAGCTTAAATGGTCAGACAATTCGGATAATGAAACAGGTTTTGAAATTTGGAGATCAAATACACCTAATGGTACTTATTCCCAAATAGCTACCGTGGGCGCTGGTATTACTTCTTATTATGGAGATTCTTTATTGGCAATTGGGTCAGGGTATTTCTATAAGGTGAAGGCAATAAATATTGTTGGTGAATCAAGCTTTAGCAATGTAGCAGAAGGAAGGACTTTGGTATTTGCTGTATACGTGAATTTCAATGAAACTGATCCTGAAGGAGCTCCTTGGAATAATACGAGTGCGTTCCCATTATTAGGTGATTACTACTCTGACTTGCAAAATGATGAAGGAAACCCTACGGGAATCAATCTAGAAATCACTAGCAATTTTGATGGGGTTAATCCATATGGAATGATTACAGGCGATGATTCTGGAATTGTGCCAGATAATGTGATGAGAAGTTCATATTGGTTAGATTTTGGGAATACGGGGCAGCTAACTCTGTCTGGGCTTAGTGGTTTTTTCGAGTACAATCTCGTCTTTTTTGCAAGTAGAAATGGTGGTGGAGACAGGACCAGTGTATATACTGTAGGAAGTGAATCTGTTTCGCTCAACGCATCATACAATACAGAAAATACAGCAAGTTTGAATGGGGTTTCTCCAAATGGTGATGGAGAGATAGGCATCGATATAAACTTAGGTACCAATGCATCATTTGCTTATATCAATGGGCTCATCATTCAGGCTGTTGAAACTTCATCAGCTAACCTGAGGAAAGCATCTGCTTTACAAAAAGCTAGTGTTAGAAATGAATTTGTTGAGGTATATCCTAACCCTTTTAGCGGCTCTTTAAACTTGGAGTTTAAGCTGACTGGTGAAGAAAAAGTTAGTGTAGTACTAAGGGACTTGAGTGGAAGAGTGGTTTACTCAGAAGCAGGAATGGAAGTGAATGGAAAAGATAAGGTACAGCTAAACTTGCCAGAAATTACTTCAATGAATAGTGGCTTCTATTTGTTGGAGGTCAGTGGAGATAAGTACGGAAAGCAAAGTTATAAATTGATAAAAGAATAGTTGTCAAGTGGTTAATTTCTGGGCTAACCTCTCCCAATAAGAGAGGTTAGCATTGTAGCGATGTTATTGCAAATGATTGTATTATTTGAATTTTTTATATTAAAAAAAAGGTTTTTTTGCTTTATAAGTATATAACAAGGAAAAAAACAATTAAATGCTGTATTATTGTTGTTAATAAACTTATTGGTCTTGTTAGAAGATATTAACTTTATTTTATCATTACAGCAACATAAAAAATAAATTATATAATTATATTTACGTTGTTACAATAACTATCCTTCAGTAAATAACCTTTTTACACTATCACTGTCCATCGTCTTATTTTTGCAAAATATCAAAATGTGCTTATTAAATAATAATGTACTTTTTAAGGGATATTTTAAATAAAAGTGTATGAAACATAGAATACTGGTTGTGGAAGACGACCCCCCAATGGCTTTATTACTTAAGAAAATATTAGCAAAACAATATGAAGTTGTTGTGGCAAGTAATGGTTTAAATGCCATACACTGGCTTTCCACAGGGAATTATCCTCATTTGATACTGACCGATTTGAATATGCCTGTGTTAAGTGGCGAAGAGTTGATTACTAATTTGAAAAAAAGTGGATTATACAGGAGAATTCCTGTGATAATATTAACAGCGAATAATGAAAAGAGCGCCCAAGAAAAGTTTACTAGCCTTGGGTGTATTGACTACCTCCTAAAACCTTTTGAGCCAACAGTCTTGAGACATAAAGTTCATCAGGTAATAGGTTGTTTGTAAAATTAACTTCTGCTATACTACCATGAGAAATAATTACACCTCTGACCGTTTGAGCCCTTTCGTGTCAACAGGGCAAGATTTATTTGCAAAAAACGCTATTCTAAGTGGCGGGTTGAGCCAAGTAAACCTTGACAAAGTGCTATTGTATGTTGGGAAGAGTCCCATAGGGATTTGTACTAGGCTCGATTATCCAGGCTTAGCTTTGGAGTCTGCAAATAAAACACTAAATTGGCTAAACCTTCGAATTGAGAATTATTACACATTGCCATACGCAATTATTTGTGACACAGACCTTCCCGAGAGTGAACTTGATCAAATAGTAAGCTTTGTAAATTCTACTCCTCGTATCCAAGACACTCCCATCTTGTTTTTTTCAAGAGAAGAGAAAACTTCGTCAGTTGAGAAAGCAAGCAGATTAAAGGCAGATGACCTGTTTTTTGAGTCAGATGATATTGAAGATGTGTTGTATAGGATTGAATCGATAAAAAAACTAAAAAAGCTTCAGCAGGAGCTCCTTGTCAAAGTTGATGAAGTTGGGACATATCCTCGAAATACCTTTACTATTAAACGAGTTATTGACATCATGTTATCTTCAATGGCTCTTCTCGCGTTCAGCCCATTTTTCATAATAATAGCGGCTATAATAAGATTAGAATCTAAAGGAAGTGTTTTTTATATAGCACCTAGGGCTGGGTTTGATTATAAAATATTTCCCTTGTACAAGTTCAGGACTATGGTAGCCGATGCTGATAAAAAGGTGCAAGAATTGGCTAAAAAACATAACCAATATAGCGATGAAAATGCTGTCTTCTTTAAGTTCAAAAGCGATCCTCGTATTACTAAAGTAGGTGCCTTTTTGAGAAAAACGAGTCTAGATGAAATTCCTCAGTTGATTAATGTTTTGAAAGGAGATATGTCTTTGGTAGGAAATCGCCCGCTTCCTCTGTACGAAGCAGAACAACTTACCCAAGACGAATACGCAGAACGATTTTTAGCTCCAGCAGGAATCACTGGCTTATGGCAAGTTAAAAAGAGAGGAAGAGGGGATATGTCGGCAAGGGAAAGGATAAAGCTAGATAAGTTTTATGCTAAAAATAAGTCCTTGAAAATGGACTTGTGGATTATGACGAAGACAATTCCTGCAATGCTCCAGAAAGAAGATGTTTAAAGTACCTTTCTAAAAAATTAACTTTGCTCGGTACTTATTAAACTTTGTTGCAATGGCATTGATTACTTCTTTACTTCTTATTTATTTTTCTGCAGCTACTATTTATGTACTTTTCTTTGCCTTAGCAGGTAAAATAACCTACAAGAAATTTGTAGGCAAAAGTGATAAATATGCGAAAATAGCTGTATTCGTTCCTGCTTATAAGGAAGATGCTATAATGCCCTCAATCGCAAAGCAGCTACTTGTTTCTGATTATCCCGCAGAGCAGTATGATGTGATTGTTATAGCTGATTCCTTTCAAAAAGAAACAGTTGAGAAGCTAAATAAACTACCGCTCAAAGTGGTGGAAGTAGCTTGGGAAGAAAGCACAAAAGCCAAATCGTTGAACTATACTTTGGCTTTTTTTGAGGGGCAGTATGATGTGGTCGTGATTAGTGATGCCGATAATATTTTAGAAAAGAGTTTCTTGTCTAAAATAAATAATGCCTATCAAAACGGATACTCGGTTATTCAAGGTTGCAGAGTTGCCAAAAATCTCAATACATCTTTTGCTATATTAGATGGAGCCAGCGAAGCAATCAATAATCATATTTTCCGAAGAGGAGCAAATGCATTAGGGCTTTCTTCTGCCTTAATAGGCTCTGGGATGGCTTTCGATTATGCTTTACTCAAAAAAGAATTAGGTAAGATAAAGGCAGTAGGAGGTTTTGATAAAGAGCTACAGTTGAGCGTGATTAAGAAAGGACACCATATCTTGTATATGGAGGATGCGATAGCCTACGATGAGAAAATAGAAAAAGCCTCGACCTTTGGTAAGCAGAGAAGGCGATGGCTTTCTACCCAATTCATTTATCTCAAAAAACATTTCTCTCCTGGCTTCACAGAGCTTCTTAAGGGTAATATAAGCTATTTTAATTTAGCTATTTTAGTTAATATCTTCCTCTCTAGAGTTCTTACCCTAGGAGCTTTATGTGGGCTTACTTTTGTCTACAGTCTATTCGCCCCGTTAGATGTTGCGCTATTGTGGTGGGGATTATTGCTTACTTACGGAGTTTCATTGTTGATTTCTCTCCCCCAAAGGATGTACAACAAAAAGACGTTGGGTGCCTTGCTGAAACTTCCCCAAGCATTCCTGATCATGCTCCTCTCTTTATTGAAAATAAAAGGGGCGAACAAAAAATTTATTCATACAGCTCATACAAATACAGAGGTGGATAATAGTGCGGTATTATGAGTCGAGATATTTCTACATACCGCCCCCTTATTTCTATCGTCACGATCAACTATAACCAAGTTGAGCCTACGCTCGAGTTTTTAGGGTCTTTGAAATGCTCAAATTATACAAATTTTGAAATAATAGTTGTCGACAACGATTCAGAAGTGAATCCTACAGAAATCATCCATGAGTCATATCCTGATGTGAGGGTTCTTGTAAACGATGACAACCTTGGTTTTGCAGGAGGGAATAACTCAGGGATTAAAATAGCTAAGGGGGAATACATACTGCTTATCAATAATGACACAGAGATTACCGAAACCTTGTTTGAAAAGCTACTAGAGCCTTTCGAAAATGAAATGGTAGGTGCGGTTAGCCCAAAAATATTGTTTTTCCACAACCCCGACACTATTCAGTATGCTGGGTTTAACCCAATACATCCTATTACAGGAAGAACAACGGCGGTTGGTGGATTGGAAAAAGATTTAGGACAATATAATTACCTAGCAGAAACACATGGGGCACATGGCTGTACCATGATGATAAGCCGAAGAGTCATAGAAAATGTA
This genomic window from Flammeovirgaceae bacterium SG7u.111 contains:
- a CDS encoding response regulator — its product is MKHRILVVEDDPPMALLLKKILAKQYEVVVASNGLNAIHWLSTGNYPHLILTDLNMPVLSGEELITNLKKSGLYRRIPVIILTANNEKSAQEKFTSLGCIDYLLKPFEPTVLRHKVHQVIGCL
- a CDS encoding sugar transferase, whose product is MRNNYTSDRLSPFVSTGQDLFAKNAILSGGLSQVNLDKVLLYVGKSPIGICTRLDYPGLALESANKTLNWLNLRIENYYTLPYAIICDTDLPESELDQIVSFVNSTPRIQDTPILFFSREEKTSSVEKASRLKADDLFFESDDIEDVLYRIESIKKLKKLQQELLVKVDEVGTYPRNTFTIKRVIDIMLSSMALLAFSPFFIIIAAIIRLESKGSVFYIAPRAGFDYKIFPLYKFRTMVADADKKVQELAKKHNQYSDENAVFFKFKSDPRITKVGAFLRKTSLDEIPQLINVLKGDMSLVGNRPLPLYEAEQLTQDEYAERFLAPAGITGLWQVKKRGRGDMSARERIKLDKFYAKNKSLKMDLWIMTKTIPAMLQKEDV
- a CDS encoding glycosyltransferase family 2 protein, which gives rise to MALITSLLLIYFSAATIYVLFFALAGKITYKKFVGKSDKYAKIAVFVPAYKEDAIMPSIAKQLLVSDYPAEQYDVIVIADSFQKETVEKLNKLPLKVVEVAWEESTKAKSLNYTLAFFEGQYDVVVISDADNILEKSFLSKINNAYQNGYSVIQGCRVAKNLNTSFAILDGASEAINNHIFRRGANALGLSSALIGSGMAFDYALLKKELGKIKAVGGFDKELQLSVIKKGHHILYMEDAIAYDEKIEKASTFGKQRRRWLSTQFIYLKKHFSPGFTELLKGNISYFNLAILVNIFLSRVLTLGALCGLTFVYSLFAPLDVALLWWGLLLTYGVSLLISLPQRMYNKKTLGALLKLPQAFLIMLLSLLKIKGANKKFIHTAHTNTEVDNSAVL
- a CDS encoding glycosyltransferase family 2 protein; protein product: MSRDISTYRPLISIVTINYNQVEPTLEFLGSLKCSNYTNFEIIVVDNDSEVNPTEIIHESYPDVRVLVNDDNLGFAGGNNSGIKIAKGEYILLINNDTEITETLFEKLLEPFENEMVGAVSPKILFFHNPDTIQYAGFNPIHPITGRTTAVGGLEKDLGQYNYLAETHGAHGCTMMISRRVIENVGLMPELYFLYYEEWDWSEQIKKAGYKIMCQGNAIVYHKESMSTGKNTPLKTYYHTRNRILFMRRNSDKKNLLLFYAFFCFITLPKNTGVFLLKRYFGHLKSLWKGVWWNLTHHKTMSA